From one Rosa rugosa chromosome 4, drRosRugo1.1, whole genome shotgun sequence genomic stretch:
- the LOC133742908 gene encoding cryptochrome-1, whose protein sequence is MSGGGCSVVWFRRDLRVEDNPALAAGVRAGGVVALFIWAPEEEGPYYPGRVSRWWLKHSLAHLDSSLRSLGTPLITKRSTDSVSSLLEVCLATGATQLFFNHLYDPISLVRDHRAKEVLSANGITVRSFNADLLYEPWDVNDVHGRPFTTFDAFWERCLSMPYDPDAPLLPPKRIVSGDASRCPSDTLIFEDESEKGSNALLARAWSPGWSTADKAVTTFINGPLIEYSKNRRKADSNTTSLLSPHLHFGEVSVRKVFHLIRIKQLLWANEGNKAGEESVNLFLKSIGLREYSRYISFNHPYSHERPLLGHLKFFPWVINQNYFKAWRQGRTGYPLVDAGMRELWATGWLHDRIRVVVSSFFVKVLQLPWRWGMKYFWDTLLDADLESDALGWQYISGTIPDGREFDRIDNPQFEGYKFDPHGEYVRRWLPELARLPTDWIHHPWNAPESVLQAAGIELGSNYPLPIVGIDAAKTRLQEALTEMWQHERAAVENGTEEGLGESSESTPIAFPQDIQMEDSHEQVRNNPPPPTRRYEDQMVPSITTSLVRVEEEESSVDLPSRAEVPTNVTGDQESRRDTLNQEGFQPNHNNTPPQPTALTLQFVVEDSSAESSSSSRRERDGGVVPVWSPSTSSYSEQFVSDENGIATSSYLQRHPQSHQIMNWRRLSQTG, encoded by the exons ATGTCAGGTGGTGGTTGCAGTGTAGTATGGTTCAGGAGAGATCTGAGGGTTGAGGACAATCCAGCTTTGGCAGCTGGAGTCAGAGCAGGAGGAGTTGTTGCTCTGTTTATTTGGGCACCTGAGGAAGAAGGGCCTTATTACCCAGGAAGGGTCTCAAGGTGGTGGCTCAAACACAGCTTGGCCCATCTTGATTCCTCTTTGAGAAGTTTGGGCACTCCTCTCATCACCAAGAGATCTACTGATAGTGTTTCTTCTCTTCTTGAGGTTTGTCTTGCAACTGGTGCCACTCAGCTCTTCTTCAACCACTTATATG ATCCTATATCACTGGTTAGAGATCACAGGGCCAAGGAGGTTTTGTCTGCCAACGGCATAACTGTGCGTTCCTTTAATGCTGATTTGCTCTATGAACCGTGGGATGTTAATGATGTCCACGGTCGCCCATTCACAACCTTTGATGCTTTTTGGGAAAGATGCCTTAGCATGCCATATGATCCAGATGCACCACTTCTCCCCCCAAAGAGAATTGTTTCAG GTGATGCATCAAGGTGTCCTTCTGATACATTGATTTTCGAAGATGAATCAGAGAAGGGAAGCAATGCGTTACTTGCTCGAGCATGGTCACCTGGGTGGAGCACTGCTGATAAGGCTGTTACCACATTTATTAATGGTCCATTGATTGAGTATTCCAAAAACCGCAGAAAGGCTGATAGTAATACAACTTCTCTGCTTTCTCCCCATTTGCATTTTGGGGAGGTAAGTGTGAGGAAAGTATTTCATCTTATTCGGATCAAGCAGTTGCTTTGGGCCAATGAAGGTAACAAGGCTGGTGAAGAGAGTGTGAACTTGTTTCTGAAATCTATTGGTCTTAGGGAGTATTCAAGATACATTAGTTTCAATCATCCTTACAGTCATGAAAGACCTCTTCTTGGGCACCTAAAATTCTTCCCCTGGGTTATAAATCAGAACTATTTCAAGGCATGGAGGCAAGGTCGAACTGGCTATCCGTTGGTGGATGCTGGCATGAGAGAGTTGTGGGCTACTGGCTGGCTGCATGATCGGATACGAGTTGTAGTTTCTAGTTTCTTTGTAAAGGTTCTGCAGCTTCCATGGAGGTGGGGAATGAAGTATTTCTGGGATACACTCTTAGATGCTGATCTTGAAAGTGATGCTCTTGGTTGGCAGTATATATCTGGCACTATCCCTGATGGGCGTGAGTTTGACCGCATAGATAATCCACAG TTTGAGGGTTACAAGTTTGATCCACATGGAGAATATGTGCGACGATGGCTTCCTGAACTTGCCAGGCTACCAACTGACTGGATACACCACCCATGGAATGCGCCAGAATCTGTACTCCAGGCAGCTGGAATTGAACTAGGATCAAATTATCCTCTTCCTATTGTAGGAATAGATGCAGCAAAAACCAGGTTGCAAGAAGCATTAACAGAAATGTGGCAGCATGAAAGAGCCGCTgttgagaatggaactgaagaAGGCCTCGGAGAGTCTTCTGAATCAACCCCCATTGCCTTTCCTCAAGACATACAAATGGAGGATAGTCATGAACAGGTGAGGAATAACCCTCCCCCTCCAACTCGACGCTATGAGGATCAGATGGTCCCTAGTATAACTACTTCTCTTGTGCGAGTTGAAGAGGAAGAAAGTTCTGTAGATCTTCCGAGCAGAGCCGAAGTGCCTACAAATGTTACTGGGGATCAAGAATCAAGGAGAGACACATTAAACCAAGAGGGTTTTCAGCCTAATCATAACAACACTCCACCACAACCTACTGCCCTAACCCTGCAATTTGTTGTTGAAGATTCCAGTGCAGAATCTTCCAGCAGTAGTAGGAGAGAGAGGGATGGAGGTGTAGTTCCAGTTTGGTCTCCTTCAACTTCTAGCTACTCAGAGCAGTTTGTGAGTGATGAGAATGGCATTGCAACAAGTTCTTACTTGCAAAGACATCCTCAGTCTCACCAAATAATGAATTGGAGGCGGCTATCACAAACTGG gtaA